A stretch of DNA from Hippoglossus stenolepis isolate QCI-W04-F060 chromosome 16, HSTE1.2, whole genome shotgun sequence:
TAGTATTTGTAGTAGTATTGGTACAATTACACATGCTCACAGTGTCTTGTGTTTCGCATCTTTCATTTTTAGCaccactgaaaagaaaaagctgtcCCTGAATCGGATGAAAGACTTTTGAGTCTGATCTCCTCAGGGTGGCAAAAAGAAACCTCTGAAACAGCTAGATCCTGGGAAGAGCTAACAAGACTGTAGTGTGTGAACTGTCCCGCTCACTCACTTCAGCTCATTCTCCTCAATAAAGCCGCTGGCATCGTTGTCCAGGATCCCAAAAACCTTCTTCACGTCCATGGGGCTCTTCTTGGTGAGGCCACAAAGCTGGAAAAACTTCCTGGGGGTGAAGGAGTCTGGTGCTGGGGGAGAGATGGAAGGCAGAGTCAGGGATATCATCAAGTTGGACTAAAATGCTTCCCCTCAGGTCAGTAGTCCGACTCATCTGGGACAGTTTTGTTTCTCTAAAGTAGAATTGAAGCAAAGCCGCTGCATCTGCAAATCCTTAAACAAGTGATGTCAGTTTAAATTGCGGAGACAAGATGACACACGGCCGATAAGGTGTTATTAAATGTGAGGCACGCAAAGCTCAGAGGCACAGAGCTTGTCCTGAATGTGGAGTTTTTAAATTGAGCCTATTGTCTCTTTGACCTCTAGTGATAAGAATGAAATCTTCAATTTATTTATGGCTGGTGCCAATTTCTGCACATGAATTCCCTTGCACCCTGCACACAAGCCAATATGCATCCATGTACCTTTTTATAGCAACAGCAGACAATCTTATACGGGGCAGTCATATTGTCTGGTGAGTGCACCGGGCTCCAGTGAGAATACTGTACAAAATCAAATGAACAGAGCAATAATGATATTGGAGGAAGACGATACCTTGGCAGTCCTTGATAGCACTGTCGATGGCATCAGCGGAAAGGATAGATGAGAGCGCCATTTTATTCCTGTAGGAGGAACAACGGTGGTGAATTATTAACACATTTAGTcaaaaacaagagtaaaaccCTCTATCTGGACACTGGTGGGGAGCACAAATGTGTCCAAGTGACCAAATCTAGATGCTGAAAGGTCAGTGGGTGCAGGGACCGGCCAGGAGAGCAGCAAACTGACATAATGACACAAACTCCTAAAAATCTCTATGGGTTCTTTTGAGTCAGTAAAAATCAAACCTGATATAAATCTCCCCTTTTACGCACAAGATAATCCCACCTGTCATCTAAGCATGCAGCCCACATACAGCAGCTCTGAACATAAAACAGTTGGAGAATCCACCTCTGTGACACCTTTGTAAagctaaactaaataaaaaaggaaaaataaaaggcTGTCTGTCAAAGgcgacctgcagcagcagcagcagcagcagcagcagcagcagcagcaacttaCCGTGTCAGGTGGAGATGTTGCTCGGTCGGTGATCCAGCTGGAGAGGTAAGGCTATGTGGTGACTGCTGTCTGTCAAGGCGGATTTATATAGGTCTGATTGCAGTGACAATGGGGATTGCTTGAGTTACCTGTCTGTGGATCAAATTCTAGCTGCCCGCCCCTGATCCAATTTCCCAGCTAACTAATTAACCTTTACTATTTATAACGCCCAGGAGCAGTAAGAGGAGCGGACCGTGGACATCTGTAACGCCCTTGTAAATagcaaattaagtttaaaacGGTGCATTCCTCTCCACCCACCCCCTTCCACCACTCCCCCTGTCATCCCGGCACCACTCCTCCCCTCACCTCTAGGATACAGTACAGTTAATGCAGGGAGGCTGTAATGTAacttcaccctctctctctctcctttcctccctctcatgCTGTCtctgcaccccccaccccttcatGCAGGTATCCTCTTTCAGCCAACAATCCCTGTGACACGCTCATGTGATGCTCCTTGAAAAATAAGCCCTCATCAATACATTTGAGGTGAGAAGTAGCCAGTTCTGCTCCAGGCCTATAGTCTTGGGTAAATTTCATGTCTTCCCACATCTGTGCGTCTTGAGGTGCCAAGAGTTTGACGCAGAGCCCCAACACATGGGGGTCAGTTGATCCCTAATGTAAGTCAGTTGATCCCTACTGTAACCTCAAATACACATCATAGCTGCTCATCACTGAATGTTGCTGATGTTTTATAACCTTCTCATTGTCTCACGGTGAAAGGGGGGGGCGGCAAAGCAATGCCTCGCGGAATTGCTTTGTCAACTGTGCTGATGAGGAGACCCGAGGTCACCCTCTGCTGTCGGTgtctgatggtgatgatgatgatgatgcataaCGCACAGTGTCCCAGGTATGAGCTGTTTAAACAGAAGTACGGGAGGCAGGGGTCACACGTGGGGTTTGATCATTTGTCCCATTTTGTCGCTGTGTTTCTTTAAGGAAGCCGCAGAGCTGCAGTCTCTCCAGATGTCcaggagaaaatgttttaattcaggGTGTCTTTTACCGAGGGCATCTGTGGCCCCCAGCGAGTCGACTCATAGAGAACTTCAGGGGTCATTAGGCACATCCCTGGGAGAGAGCTCGCTGCAGTGGTGCCCGGGAAAAAGGTTTGTTCTGTCCCCGGTGATGTGAGGTGAGGTTGGAGGCGTGAATGTTGCAGGAAGTAGCAAGAGTAAGAGTTTCATTAAGTGTTGGATGTGAACATGTTCTGCAAATCACACTGTGGTGATGAAATATTATCACAACAAAGTATAATAATGACCAGGTTCCACCGAGATTTGAACTCGGATCGCtggattcagagtccagagtgctaaccattacaccatggaacctTCTTCTGCGACCCCAGACCACCACCACGTTTCGACGAAGTGATCTCTAACCTTGTTCTTTACATTCATGCACACTCCCGCGACCTGTTTCATCACTTTAGGGGTTACCAGCTTAAAGCGCGTGACACTCCTGACACCGCTGCGCTCTCGCACGCGTCCGTGAGTGACACGACACGTGCGTAAAGATCCTCCTAAACATCATTTAAAGGCCTGAAAACAATCGATCGAGATGCGTTTAGGTGCGCGTGGTCCAGGATGGAAATAACCAAacgtttgttttattaaagcctttataaaaatgtgtggAGAAATCGTTAAGTTATCAGTTTAAAAACTGTTGCGATGTAAGAATTAAGGACAGTGCTTTGGGAATGACTTTTACGCACTGGGTGTCGATCCCTTTGCCAGATTACAGGCGTCCTTCATTATTGAATAAAAGCTTGTATCTCCGGTGGTTTGTCTTTGTCAGCCTTTCCTGAACCTAATCCCGGTGCCAACTTGTTAATGGGGCCCCTCAACAAGTGATGTGTGATCGTCCTCTGTGAGGTTCTGGTGCAGGTGGACTCCTGAAGAGAAACTCTATCATCTGCTCCAGACTGTGTGTGAAAAAGAGACTGAGGACACCGGATCGAGGGCAGTGGTGCGAGTCTACCCACACCCGGTGCATGATGTCATGTTGCCATGTTGATACCTCGTGGACTATACTGTTACTGGGCAATAACTTATTCATTTACATTTGCTAATGCCCTGTTCGAGCCTCGTTCATCCACATGGAGAGAGGTTCAGAGGAGGACATGAGGAGGACCTGGACTGACATATATTGTACGGCTCATTTTCTCTGCATAGCATTGGAACACTTAAGATGTTCagttacatttaattaaattggagatcttgtttttgttttctgtttaaatttgGTGGCCTACACCCACTGAAGGTCtgcattttaaattttaatatgttttattttttaatccacAAACATCCACAATAAACCCAAACTACCttcaaattatatataaactgttgctgttttcttgaCTTTTCTTGACTTTCTTGACTGTTCATCTGGTGTTAATGGATGTGACTCCATCTAGTGGCTGCAGGGTGGAGCTGCATGACAGAACCTGCATGTGagatgcgagtgtgtgtgtgtgtgtgtgtgtgtgtgtgtgtgtgtgtgtgtgtgtgtgtgtgtgtgtgtgtgtgtgtgtgtgtgtgtgtgtgctttctttttatttatccattatTCTCTATGCCTTTCATTTCatggcaaacaaacacaatgaaatagAAGTCCGTCACTCAGAATGTGTCAGATTATGATTTTGTGTAAATTGAAAAGAGACAGATCAtgtatatttattctttttttttattaatacagTTCGTTCCTGGAAAGTGCATCATAGATTTTACAGTAAGCAAAATTCATATTTAAGACATGAACACAACCGAGCGACATTCACAATCATCAGTTTTGGACAGTGTGTTGGGTAGAGGAGGAAATGTCTCTGGAGCAAATGTATAAAAGTCATTTATATTCAGATGAACAAGGGGGGAGGTCGATGTGGGTTTTGTTGTTCCATCAGAGCTGGTGTTGTTGGTCAGTTGCACAGTTTATGCATTAACCATGACAACGAACTCTGCGGGGgggagagacaagaggagagacgCACAGTTGATGCCAGCTCAGAGATGCAACTGAGAAATGTCTGAAGAAGGTCTGTAAAGTGAGGGAGCACATACCATCATCACCAATCTTGCCATCATTGTCGGTGTCGCCGGCCTTCAGGAAAGCCTTGGTCTCTGCGTCGGTGAGAGCGCGTGCACTATCCTTGAAGTTCTGCAGGAACAgcctgaggacacacagaggaggcGACTCCATTACTTCAGTTATTCATATAAATACCACAGACATACGGCCAACATCTTGATCAAGATGATAGTTGCCATCAGTCGTTATCGATAGTTATCACGATAAATGCCGCATTATGATTTCTGACTGATTTCTGATCCTGGCTGAAGGTtgaggttttaaactcttcaaatgttttacatatCCGAGGTAGATAAATTATGTGTTATGCAATTATACAATGCATAAGCAACAAATCCATATGTATTGGACTGTCATCAGATTACTTTTGATGAAAACTATATTGCagtaattattgatattgttttattgcccagccctggATGGACACTGAGGCAGGTGTTATCTTCGAGATAAGTcatgtataaaataataataataataataataataataataataataattattattattattattattattattataattattataattataataatagaaTCTCCTCTGCTAGTTGTCAAAAGAGTAACAAATAGAAAGTCCATGTAAAACAGAGTGCTGGCTAAAGATAGTGTGACCCTGTGATCCCCACCACTACATTCCTACAGTCCACATAGGCTGCATGGTTAGAACAATATTGCAGTTACTGTTACTCACTGGACTTAAAGACACAGGCACACTGTTGATTGAAATAGCACAATATGCGACAATGCCatttgtgtgatttggtgctatatgTTTagagggtggtgtgtgtgtgtgtgtgtgtgtgtgtgtgtgtgtgtgtgtgtgtgtgtgtgtgtgttgtgtgtgtgtgtgtgtgtgtgtgtgtgtgtgtgtgtgtgttacttcagCTCATCCTCCTCAATGTAACAGCTCTTGTCCTGGTCGATGATGTTGAAGGCCTTCTTTATGTCCACAGCGCTCTTGCCGGCCAGACCACAGGTGGTGAAGAACTTCTTGTGGCAGAACGTGCCAGCGTCTGAAATCAACGCAGGTtgtcacagaataaaaatatatatagagtaGCTGTTAATGCTTAGCACAGATGAGCCTATATAGTATATACCACTACTCAGGGGGTGTGATTTTATAGCTGTCACCTTTGCACTCCACCAGGGCTGCAGCGATTTTAGCATCTTCCAGTATGTTTTTGAAGGCCATTTTGATCTGCAGGAATGAAACACAAGTCATGATGATATTTTTGACAATGTAGGATATATTACCGGGGAGCCATCTTTTACAATATCACATATTGTTGATGATATAGATTGTGGCTCACATCCACATTTCTTCTAAAATACTAATAGccgaaataaaaaaaacctgttagacaaaaaaaaatctatcccCATTATCATTGGAGCAATGACAGAAATATATAAccaataaattatttaaaatttgtattaaatcAAAAAATTCAGTCTCCAGACTTCTTTCTGAATGACACGTTAGCATAATGCGTTTCCGAATCCCGTGTACGATGCTGAGAGGTCAAACCAGTAATCCACTTGTTCTTCTCCacgcaataaaaaaaaagaaaacagagaaaggagaagaaaaatttaaaaaaggcattTCTTTCTTTAGATGCTTTGGTGTCATGTCCTTATTtaactgtaaatgttaaaaatcattCAAGCTTCCTCTAAAGATGGAAAGCCTGATGCTGAGGCTTTGTCCGATCCCaccattgtgttttttcccccttttccattttcattcaaactcacctctgttgtctttgttttgcagagtacagatgagacagaagagacTCGAGTCGACTGCAGTGATCTTCCCGGTGCTCCCGGTGACCTTTTTATAGTTGCACCCCATCCAAATCCGAGGCATA
This window harbors:
- the pvalb8 gene encoding parvalbumin 8, producing MALSSILSADAIDSAIKDCQAPDSFTPRKFFQLCGLTKKSPMDVKKVFGILDNDASGFIEENELKFFLQRFCPGARVLTDTETKDFLCAADDDSDGRIGAEEFQAMVLS
- the LOC118123093 gene encoding parvalbumin beta-2, with protein sequence MAFKNILEDAKIAAALVECKDAGTFCHKKFFTTCGLAGKSAVDIKKAFNIIDQDKSCYIEEDELKLFLQNFKDSARALTDAETKAFLKAGDTDNDGKIGDDEFVVMVNA